One Sus scrofa isolate TJ Tabasco breed Duroc chromosome 1, Sscrofa11.1, whole genome shotgun sequence DNA segment encodes these proteins:
- the SEMA6D gene encoding semaphorin-6D isoform X7, with amino-acid sequence MRFFLLCAYMLLLMIPQLRAVSFPEDDEPLNTVDYHYSRQYPVFRGRPSGNESQHRLDFQLMLKIRDTLYIAGRDQVYTVNLNEIPKTEVVPNKKLTWRSRQQDRENCAMKGKHKDECHNFIKVFVPRNDEMVFVCGTNAFNPMCRYYRLNTLEYDGEEISGLARCPFDARQTNVALFADGKLYSATVADFLASDAVIYRSMGDGSALRTIKYDSKWIKEPHFLHAIEYGNYVYFFFREIAVEHNNLGKAVYSRVARICKNDMGGSQRVLEKHWTSFLKARLNCSVPGDSFFYFDVLQSITDIIQINGIPTVVGVFTTQLNSIPGSAVCAFSMDDIEKVFKGRFKEQKTPDSVWTAVPEDKVPKPRPGCCAKHGLAEAYKTSIDFPDETLSFIKSHPLMDSAVPPIADEPWFTKTRIRYRLTAIAVDHSAGPHQNYTVIFVGSEAGVVLKVLAKTSPFSLNDSVLLEEIEAYNHAKCSAENEEDRKVLSLQLDKDHHALYVAFSSCVIRIPLSRCERYGSCKKSCIASRDPYCGWLSQGACGRVMPGMLAGGFEQDTEFGNTAHLGDCHDMEVSSSSVTTMASIPEITPKVIDTWRPKLTSSRKFVVQDDPNTSDFTDPLSGIPKGVRWEVQSGDSNQMVHMNVLITCVFAAFVLGAFIAGVAVYCYRDMFVRKNRKIHKDAESAQSCTDSSGSFAKLNGLFDSPVKEYQQNIDSPKLYSNLLTSRKELPPNGETKSMVMDHRGQPPELAALPTPESTPVLHQKTLQAMKSHSDKVHGHGASRKETSQFFPSSPPPHSPLSHGHIPSAIVLPNATHDYNTSFSNSNAHKAEKKLQNIDHPLTKSSSKRDHRRSVDSRNTLNDLLKHLNDPNSNPKAIMGDIQMAHQTLMLDPVGPMSEVPPKVPNREASLYSPPSTLPRNSPTKRVDVPTTPGVPMTSLERQRGYHKNSSQRHSISAMPKNLSSPNGVLLSRQPSVNRGGYMATPTGAKVDYVQGTPVSVHLQPSLSRQSSYTSNGTLPRTGLKRTPSLKPDVPPKPSFVPQTTSVRPLNKYTY; translated from the exons GGATCAAGTTTATACGGTAAACTTAAATGAAATCCCCAAAACAGAAGTCGTACCAAACAAG AAACTGACATGGCGGTCAAGGCAACAGGATCGAGAAAACTGTGCTATGAAAGGCAAGCATAAA GATGAATGCcacaattttattaaagtatttgttCCAAGAAACGATGAGATGGTTTTTGTTTGTGGCACCAATGCATTTAATCCCATGTGTAGATACTATAGG ttgaATACCTTGGAGTATGATGGGGAAGAAATTAGTGGCTTGGCAAGATGCCCATTTGATGCCAGACAAACCAATGTTGCCCTTTTTGCTG ATGGGAAGCTGTATTCTGCCACAGTGGCTGACTTCTTGGCCAGCGATGCTGTTATTTATCGAAGCATGGGTGATGGATCTGCCCTTCGTACGATAAAATATGATTCCAAATGGATCAAAG AGCCACACTTTCTTCATGCCATAGAATATGGAAACTATGTGTATTTCTTCTTTCGAGAAATCGCTGTGGAACATAATAATTTAGGCAAG GCTGTGTATTCCCGTGTGGCCCGCATATGTAAAAACGACATGGGTGGCTCCCAGCGGGTCCTGGAGAAACACTGGACTTCATTTCTGAAGGCTCGACTTAATTGTTCTGTCCCCGGAGATTCATTTTTCTACTTTGATGTTCTGCAGTCTATTACAGACATAATACAAATCAATGGCATCCCCACTGTGGTCGGGGTGTTTACTACACAACTCAACAG CATCCCTGGTTCGGCAGTGTGTGCATTTAGCATGGATGACATAGAAAAGGTATTCAAAGGACGGTTTAAAGAGCAGAAAACTCCGGATTCTGTTTGGACAGCAGTCCCTGAAGACAAAGTACCAAAGCCAAG gCCTGGCTGTTGTGCAAAGCATGGTCTTGCTGAAGCTTATAAAACCTCCATCGATTTCCCGGATGAAACCCTGTCGTTCATCAAATCCCACCCCCTAATGGACTCTGCTGTCCCACCCATTGCAGACGAACCCTGGTTCACAAAGACTCGGATCAG GTACAGACTGACGGCCATTGCCGTGGACCATTCTGCCGGACCCCACCAGAACTACACAGTCATCTTTGTTGGCTCAGAAGCTGGCGTGGTACTTAAAGTTTTGGCAAAGACCAGTCCATTCTCTTTGAATGACAGCGTGTTACTGGAAGAGATTGAGGCATACAACCATGCAAA ATGCAGTGCTGAGAATGAGGAGGACCGAAAGGTCCTGTCCTTACAGTTGGATAAAGATCATCATGCTCTGTACGTGGCCTTCTCTAGCTGTGTCATCCGCATCCCCCTCAGTCGCTGCGAGCGGTACGGATCCTGTAAAAA GTCTTGTATTGCATCTCGAGACCCATACTGTGGCTGGTTAAGCCAGGGGGCCTGTGGTCGAGTGATGCCGGGGATGCT CGCTGGAGGATTTGAGCAGGACACGGAATTTGGCAACACGGCCCATCTAGGGGACTGCCACG ACATGGAGGTATCTTCATCTTCTGTTACCACAATGGCAAGTATCCCAGAAATTACACCTAAAGTGATTGATACCTGGAGACCTAAACTGACCAGCTCCCGGAAATTTGTAGTTCAAGATGACCCAAACACTTCTGATTTTACTGATCCTTTATCAGGTATCCCAAAGG GTGTACGATGGGAAGTCCAATCTGGAGACTCCAACCAGATGGTCCACATGAATGTCCTCATCACCTGTGTCTTTGCGGCTTTTGTTTTGGGTGCATTCATTGCAGGTGTGGCAGTATACTGCTATCGGGACATGTTTGTTCGGAAGAACAGAAAGATCCATAAAGATGCAGAATCTGCCCAGTCGTGCACAGACTCCAGTGGAAGCTTTGCCAAGCTGAATGGTCTCTTTGACAGCCCAGTCAAGGAATATCAACAGAATATTGATTCTCCCAAATTGTACAGTAACCTGCTGACCAGTCGGAAAGAGCTGCCGCCCAATGGGGAAACAAAATCCATGGTCATGGACCATCGAGGCCAACCTCCTGAGTTGGCTGCTCTCCCTACACCTGAGTCCACACCTGTGCTTCACCAGAAGACCTTGCAGGCCATGAAGAGCCACTCAGACAAGGTCCACGGCCATGGGGCTTCGAGGAAAGAAACTTCCCAGTTTTTTCCTTCTAgtcctccaccccactccccactaAGTCATGGGCACATCCCCAGTGCCATTGTTCTCCCTAATGCTACCCATGACTACAACACATCTTTCTCAAACTCCAATGCTCACAAAGCTGAAAAGAAGCTTCAAAACATTGACCACCCTCTCACAAAGTCATCCAGTAAAAGAGATCACCGGCGTTCTGTGGATTCCAGAAATACCCTTAATGATCTCCTGAAGCATCTAAATGACCCAAACAGTAACCCCAAAGCCATCATGGGAGACATCCAAATGGCCCACCAGACCCTAATGCTGGATCCTGTGGGACCTATGTCCGAGGTCCCGCCCAAAGTCCCTAACCGTGAGGCTTCGCTCTACTCTCCTCCCTCAACGCTCCCCAGGAATAGCCCAACTAAGCGAGTGGACGTCCCCACCACTCCAGGAGTCCCGATGACTTCTCTGGAAAGACAAAGGGGTTATCATAAAAACTCCTCCCAGAGGCACTCTATATCTGCTATGCCTAAAAACTTAAGCTCACCAAATGGGGTTTTGTTATCTAGACAGCCTAGTGTGAACCGTGGGGGGTACATGGCCACCCCCACGGGGGCGAAGGTGGACTATGTTCAGGGAACACCGGTGAGTGTTCATCTGCAGCCTTCCCTCTCCAGACAGAGCAGCTACACCAGTAATGGCACCCTTCCCAGGACGGGACTAAAGAGGACACCGTCCTTAAAACCTGACGTGCCACCAAAGCCTTCATTTGTTCCTCAGACCACATCTGTCAGACCACTGAACAAATACACGTACTAG
- the SEMA6D gene encoding semaphorin-6D isoform X10 → MRFFLLCAYMLLLMIPQLRAVSFPEDDEPLNTVDYHYSRQYPVFRGRPSGNESQHRLDFQLMLKIRDTLYIAGRDQVYTVNLNEIPKTEVVPNKKLTWRSRQQDRENCAMKGKHKDECHNFIKVFVPRNDEMVFVCGTNAFNPMCRYYRLNTLEYDGEEISGLARCPFDARQTNVALFADGKLYSATVADFLASDAVIYRSMGDGSALRTIKYDSKWIKEPHFLHAIEYGNYVYFFFREIAVEHNNLGKAVYSRVARICKNDMGGSQRVLEKHWTSFLKARLNCSVPGDSFFYFDVLQSITDIIQINGIPTVVGVFTTQLNSIPGSAVCAFSMDDIEKVFKGRFKEQKTPDSVWTAVPEDKVPKPRPGCCAKHGLAEAYKTSIDFPDETLSFIKSHPLMDSAVPPIADEPWFTKTRIRYRLTAIAVDHSAGPHQNYTVIFVGSEAGVVLKVLAKTSPFSLNDSVLLEEIEAYNHAKCSAENEEDRKVLSLQLDKDHHALYVAFSSCVIRIPLSRCERYGSCKKSCIASRDPYCGWLSQGACGRVMPGMLAGGFEQDTEFGNTAHLGDCHEILPTSTTPDYKIFGGPTSGVRWEVQSGDSNQMVHMNVLITCVFAAFVLGAFIAGVAVYCYRDMFVRKNRKIHKDAESAQSCTDSSGSFAKLNGLFDSPVKEYQQNIDSPKLYSNLLTSRKELPPNGETKSMVMDHRGQPPELAALPTPESTPVLHQKTLQAMKSHSDKVHGHGASRKETSQFFPSSPPPHSPLSHGHIPSAIVLPNATHDYNTSFSNSNAHKAEKKLQNIDHPLTKSSSKRDHRRSVDSRNTLNDLLKHLNDPNSNPKAIMGDIQMAHQTLMLDPVGPMSEVPPKVPNREASLYSPPSTLPRNSPTKRVDVPTTPGVPMTSLERQRGYHKNSSQRHSISAMPKNLSSPNGVLLSRQPSVNRGGYMATPTGAKVDYVQGTPVSVHLQPSLSRQSSYTSNGTLPRTGLKRTPSLKPDVPPKPSFVPQTTSVRPLNKYTY, encoded by the exons GGATCAAGTTTATACGGTAAACTTAAATGAAATCCCCAAAACAGAAGTCGTACCAAACAAG AAACTGACATGGCGGTCAAGGCAACAGGATCGAGAAAACTGTGCTATGAAAGGCAAGCATAAA GATGAATGCcacaattttattaaagtatttgttCCAAGAAACGATGAGATGGTTTTTGTTTGTGGCACCAATGCATTTAATCCCATGTGTAGATACTATAGG ttgaATACCTTGGAGTATGATGGGGAAGAAATTAGTGGCTTGGCAAGATGCCCATTTGATGCCAGACAAACCAATGTTGCCCTTTTTGCTG ATGGGAAGCTGTATTCTGCCACAGTGGCTGACTTCTTGGCCAGCGATGCTGTTATTTATCGAAGCATGGGTGATGGATCTGCCCTTCGTACGATAAAATATGATTCCAAATGGATCAAAG AGCCACACTTTCTTCATGCCATAGAATATGGAAACTATGTGTATTTCTTCTTTCGAGAAATCGCTGTGGAACATAATAATTTAGGCAAG GCTGTGTATTCCCGTGTGGCCCGCATATGTAAAAACGACATGGGTGGCTCCCAGCGGGTCCTGGAGAAACACTGGACTTCATTTCTGAAGGCTCGACTTAATTGTTCTGTCCCCGGAGATTCATTTTTCTACTTTGATGTTCTGCAGTCTATTACAGACATAATACAAATCAATGGCATCCCCACTGTGGTCGGGGTGTTTACTACACAACTCAACAG CATCCCTGGTTCGGCAGTGTGTGCATTTAGCATGGATGACATAGAAAAGGTATTCAAAGGACGGTTTAAAGAGCAGAAAACTCCGGATTCTGTTTGGACAGCAGTCCCTGAAGACAAAGTACCAAAGCCAAG gCCTGGCTGTTGTGCAAAGCATGGTCTTGCTGAAGCTTATAAAACCTCCATCGATTTCCCGGATGAAACCCTGTCGTTCATCAAATCCCACCCCCTAATGGACTCTGCTGTCCCACCCATTGCAGACGAACCCTGGTTCACAAAGACTCGGATCAG GTACAGACTGACGGCCATTGCCGTGGACCATTCTGCCGGACCCCACCAGAACTACACAGTCATCTTTGTTGGCTCAGAAGCTGGCGTGGTACTTAAAGTTTTGGCAAAGACCAGTCCATTCTCTTTGAATGACAGCGTGTTACTGGAAGAGATTGAGGCATACAACCATGCAAA ATGCAGTGCTGAGAATGAGGAGGACCGAAAGGTCCTGTCCTTACAGTTGGATAAAGATCATCATGCTCTGTACGTGGCCTTCTCTAGCTGTGTCATCCGCATCCCCCTCAGTCGCTGCGAGCGGTACGGATCCTGTAAAAA GTCTTGTATTGCATCTCGAGACCCATACTGTGGCTGGTTAAGCCAGGGGGCCTGTGGTCGAGTGATGCCGGGGATGCT CGCTGGAGGATTTGAGCAGGACACGGAATTTGGCAACACGGCCCATCTAGGGGACTGCCACG aaattttgcCTACTTCAACTACACCAGATTACAAAATATTTGGCGGTCCAACATCTG GTGTACGATGGGAAGTCCAATCTGGAGACTCCAACCAGATGGTCCACATGAATGTCCTCATCACCTGTGTCTTTGCGGCTTTTGTTTTGGGTGCATTCATTGCAGGTGTGGCAGTATACTGCTATCGGGACATGTTTGTTCGGAAGAACAGAAAGATCCATAAAGATGCAGAATCTGCCCAGTCGTGCACAGACTCCAGTGGAAGCTTTGCCAAGCTGAATGGTCTCTTTGACAGCCCAGTCAAGGAATATCAACAGAATATTGATTCTCCCAAATTGTACAGTAACCTGCTGACCAGTCGGAAAGAGCTGCCGCCCAATGGGGAAACAAAATCCATGGTCATGGACCATCGAGGCCAACCTCCTGAGTTGGCTGCTCTCCCTACACCTGAGTCCACACCTGTGCTTCACCAGAAGACCTTGCAGGCCATGAAGAGCCACTCAGACAAGGTCCACGGCCATGGGGCTTCGAGGAAAGAAACTTCCCAGTTTTTTCCTTCTAgtcctccaccccactccccactaAGTCATGGGCACATCCCCAGTGCCATTGTTCTCCCTAATGCTACCCATGACTACAACACATCTTTCTCAAACTCCAATGCTCACAAAGCTGAAAAGAAGCTTCAAAACATTGACCACCCTCTCACAAAGTCATCCAGTAAAAGAGATCACCGGCGTTCTGTGGATTCCAGAAATACCCTTAATGATCTCCTGAAGCATCTAAATGACCCAAACAGTAACCCCAAAGCCATCATGGGAGACATCCAAATGGCCCACCAGACCCTAATGCTGGATCCTGTGGGACCTATGTCCGAGGTCCCGCCCAAAGTCCCTAACCGTGAGGCTTCGCTCTACTCTCCTCCCTCAACGCTCCCCAGGAATAGCCCAACTAAGCGAGTGGACGTCCCCACCACTCCAGGAGTCCCGATGACTTCTCTGGAAAGACAAAGGGGTTATCATAAAAACTCCTCCCAGAGGCACTCTATATCTGCTATGCCTAAAAACTTAAGCTCACCAAATGGGGTTTTGTTATCTAGACAGCCTAGTGTGAACCGTGGGGGGTACATGGCCACCCCCACGGGGGCGAAGGTGGACTATGTTCAGGGAACACCGGTGAGTGTTCATCTGCAGCCTTCCCTCTCCAGACAGAGCAGCTACACCAGTAATGGCACCCTTCCCAGGACGGGACTAAAGAGGACACCGTCCTTAAAACCTGACGTGCCACCAAAGCCTTCATTTGTTCCTCAGACCACATCTGTCAGACCACTGAACAAATACACGTACTAG
- the SEMA6D gene encoding semaphorin-6D isoform X6, with product MRFFLLCAYMLLLMIPQLRAVSFPEDDEPLNTVDYHYSRQYPVFRGRPSGNESQHRLDFQLMLKIRDTLYIAGRDQVYTVNLNEIPKTEVVPNKKLTWRSRQQDRENCAMKGKHKDECHNFIKVFVPRNDEMVFVCGTNAFNPMCRYYRLNTLEYDGEEISGLARCPFDARQTNVALFADGKLYSATVADFLASDAVIYRSMGDGSALRTIKYDSKWIKEPHFLHAIEYGNYVYFFFREIAVEHNNLGKAVYSRVARICKNDMGGSQRVLEKHWTSFLKARLNCSVPGDSFFYFDVLQSITDIIQINGIPTVVGVFTTQLNSIPGSAVCAFSMDDIEKVFKGRFKEQKTPDSVWTAVPEDKVPKPRPGCCAKHGLAEAYKTSIDFPDETLSFIKSHPLMDSAVPPIADEPWFTKTRIRYRLTAIAVDHSAGPHQNYTVIFVGSEAGVVLKVLAKTSPFSLNDSVLLEEIEAYNHAKCSAENEEDRKVLSLQLDKDHHALYVAFSSCVIRIPLSRCERYGSCKKSCIASRDPYCGWLSQGACGRVMPGMLLLTEDFFAFHNHSAGGFEQDTEFGNTAHLGDCHDMEVSSSSVTTMASIPEITPKVIDTWRPKLTSSRKFVVQDDPNTSDFTDPLSGVRWEVQSGDSNQMVHMNVLITCVFAAFVLGAFIAGVAVYCYRDMFVRKNRKIHKDAESAQSCTDSSGSFAKLNGLFDSPVKEYQQNIDSPKLYSNLLTSRKELPPNGETKSMVMDHRGQPPELAALPTPESTPVLHQKTLQAMKSHSDKVHGHGASRKETSQFFPSSPPPHSPLSHGHIPSAIVLPNATHDYNTSFSNSNAHKAEKKLQNIDHPLTKSSSKRDHRRSVDSRNTLNDLLKHLNDPNSNPKAIMGDIQMAHQTLMLDPVGPMSEVPPKVPNREASLYSPPSTLPRNSPTKRVDVPTTPGVPMTSLERQRGYHKNSSQRHSISAMPKNLSSPNGVLLSRQPSVNRGGYMATPTGAKVDYVQGTPVSVHLQPSLSRQSSYTSNGTLPRTGLKRTPSLKPDVPPKPSFVPQTTSVRPLNKYTY from the exons GGATCAAGTTTATACGGTAAACTTAAATGAAATCCCCAAAACAGAAGTCGTACCAAACAAG AAACTGACATGGCGGTCAAGGCAACAGGATCGAGAAAACTGTGCTATGAAAGGCAAGCATAAA GATGAATGCcacaattttattaaagtatttgttCCAAGAAACGATGAGATGGTTTTTGTTTGTGGCACCAATGCATTTAATCCCATGTGTAGATACTATAGG ttgaATACCTTGGAGTATGATGGGGAAGAAATTAGTGGCTTGGCAAGATGCCCATTTGATGCCAGACAAACCAATGTTGCCCTTTTTGCTG ATGGGAAGCTGTATTCTGCCACAGTGGCTGACTTCTTGGCCAGCGATGCTGTTATTTATCGAAGCATGGGTGATGGATCTGCCCTTCGTACGATAAAATATGATTCCAAATGGATCAAAG AGCCACACTTTCTTCATGCCATAGAATATGGAAACTATGTGTATTTCTTCTTTCGAGAAATCGCTGTGGAACATAATAATTTAGGCAAG GCTGTGTATTCCCGTGTGGCCCGCATATGTAAAAACGACATGGGTGGCTCCCAGCGGGTCCTGGAGAAACACTGGACTTCATTTCTGAAGGCTCGACTTAATTGTTCTGTCCCCGGAGATTCATTTTTCTACTTTGATGTTCTGCAGTCTATTACAGACATAATACAAATCAATGGCATCCCCACTGTGGTCGGGGTGTTTACTACACAACTCAACAG CATCCCTGGTTCGGCAGTGTGTGCATTTAGCATGGATGACATAGAAAAGGTATTCAAAGGACGGTTTAAAGAGCAGAAAACTCCGGATTCTGTTTGGACAGCAGTCCCTGAAGACAAAGTACCAAAGCCAAG gCCTGGCTGTTGTGCAAAGCATGGTCTTGCTGAAGCTTATAAAACCTCCATCGATTTCCCGGATGAAACCCTGTCGTTCATCAAATCCCACCCCCTAATGGACTCTGCTGTCCCACCCATTGCAGACGAACCCTGGTTCACAAAGACTCGGATCAG GTACAGACTGACGGCCATTGCCGTGGACCATTCTGCCGGACCCCACCAGAACTACACAGTCATCTTTGTTGGCTCAGAAGCTGGCGTGGTACTTAAAGTTTTGGCAAAGACCAGTCCATTCTCTTTGAATGACAGCGTGTTACTGGAAGAGATTGAGGCATACAACCATGCAAA ATGCAGTGCTGAGAATGAGGAGGACCGAAAGGTCCTGTCCTTACAGTTGGATAAAGATCATCATGCTCTGTACGTGGCCTTCTCTAGCTGTGTCATCCGCATCCCCCTCAGTCGCTGCGAGCGGTACGGATCCTGTAAAAA GTCTTGTATTGCATCTCGAGACCCATACTGTGGCTGGTTAAGCCAGGGGGCCTGTGGTCGAGTGATGCCGGGGATGCT GCTGTTAACCGAAGACTTCTTTGCTTTCCATAACCACAGCGCTGGAGGATTTGAGCAGGACACGGAATTTGGCAACACGGCCCATCTAGGGGACTGCCACG ACATGGAGGTATCTTCATCTTCTGTTACCACAATGGCAAGTATCCCAGAAATTACACCTAAAGTGATTGATACCTGGAGACCTAAACTGACCAGCTCCCGGAAATTTGTAGTTCAAGATGACCCAAACACTTCTGATTTTACTGATCCTTTATCAG GTGTACGATGGGAAGTCCAATCTGGAGACTCCAACCAGATGGTCCACATGAATGTCCTCATCACCTGTGTCTTTGCGGCTTTTGTTTTGGGTGCATTCATTGCAGGTGTGGCAGTATACTGCTATCGGGACATGTTTGTTCGGAAGAACAGAAAGATCCATAAAGATGCAGAATCTGCCCAGTCGTGCACAGACTCCAGTGGAAGCTTTGCCAAGCTGAATGGTCTCTTTGACAGCCCAGTCAAGGAATATCAACAGAATATTGATTCTCCCAAATTGTACAGTAACCTGCTGACCAGTCGGAAAGAGCTGCCGCCCAATGGGGAAACAAAATCCATGGTCATGGACCATCGAGGCCAACCTCCTGAGTTGGCTGCTCTCCCTACACCTGAGTCCACACCTGTGCTTCACCAGAAGACCTTGCAGGCCATGAAGAGCCACTCAGACAAGGTCCACGGCCATGGGGCTTCGAGGAAAGAAACTTCCCAGTTTTTTCCTTCTAgtcctccaccccactccccactaAGTCATGGGCACATCCCCAGTGCCATTGTTCTCCCTAATGCTACCCATGACTACAACACATCTTTCTCAAACTCCAATGCTCACAAAGCTGAAAAGAAGCTTCAAAACATTGACCACCCTCTCACAAAGTCATCCAGTAAAAGAGATCACCGGCGTTCTGTGGATTCCAGAAATACCCTTAATGATCTCCTGAAGCATCTAAATGACCCAAACAGTAACCCCAAAGCCATCATGGGAGACATCCAAATGGCCCACCAGACCCTAATGCTGGATCCTGTGGGACCTATGTCCGAGGTCCCGCCCAAAGTCCCTAACCGTGAGGCTTCGCTCTACTCTCCTCCCTCAACGCTCCCCAGGAATAGCCCAACTAAGCGAGTGGACGTCCCCACCACTCCAGGAGTCCCGATGACTTCTCTGGAAAGACAAAGGGGTTATCATAAAAACTCCTCCCAGAGGCACTCTATATCTGCTATGCCTAAAAACTTAAGCTCACCAAATGGGGTTTTGTTATCTAGACAGCCTAGTGTGAACCGTGGGGGGTACATGGCCACCCCCACGGGGGCGAAGGTGGACTATGTTCAGGGAACACCGGTGAGTGTTCATCTGCAGCCTTCCCTCTCCAGACAGAGCAGCTACACCAGTAATGGCACCCTTCCCAGGACGGGACTAAAGAGGACACCGTCCTTAAAACCTGACGTGCCACCAAAGCCTTCATTTGTTCCTCAGACCACATCTGTCAGACCACTGAACAAATACACGTACTAG